In Eucalyptus grandis isolate ANBG69807.140 chromosome 4, ASM1654582v1, whole genome shotgun sequence, the following proteins share a genomic window:
- the LOC104442713 gene encoding uncharacterized protein LOC104442713 isoform X1, with translation MPNGLSVEVVVTSMMIISFIMVELMQFFFIGFSEWAKVIWICKYVQKKSWQENVWTERIIGAICRVKLMKPWEQKLHQYSFLESYSYKPCKLLNNKGMAVYIDQTRDGQRQSAPIQLPEEVKQAVFHALRSNYSTILENGQASLRVNKESKKLLWACRLETQTQVIIVWHIATSLCEHQLPLERSDSLATRRSFLVATSLSKYLAYLVAFAPSLLPGHAYVTEYLFDQAIIEAKDFFRKCKRMKDRVKKMTENNSGLSTCGETVINQGARLRNQLANDIKHKDMIWRILADFWAEMVLYVAPSDNVKAHAEHLTRGGEFVTHLWALLSHAGIERDPPTKPCNVLERRNSF, from the coding sequence ATGCCAAATGGGTTGAGCGTTGAAGTAGTTGTGACCAGCATGATGATAATCTCGTTCATCATGGTGGAGCTTATGCAGTTCTTCTTTATAGGTTTCTCGGAATGGGCTAAAGTGATATGGATCTGTAAGTATGTGCAGAAGAAGTCATGGCAAGAAAATGTGTGGACTGAGAGGATAATCGGAGCAATTTGTCGGGTCAAATTGATGAAGCCTTGGGAGCAAAAGCTTCATCAATACTCATTCCTCGAGTCATACTCATATAAGCCTTGCAAGTTATTGAACAACAAAGGAATGGCAGTCTACATTGATCAAACTAGGGATGGCCAGAGACAAAGTGCCCCCATCCAATTGCCTGAAGAAGTCAAGCAAGCTGTGTTTCATGCTCTAAGGTCGAATTACAGTACTATATTGGAGAATGGACAGGCCTCACTAAGAGTAAATAAGGAGTCCAAGAAGCTGTTGTGGGCATGTCGGCTTGAGACACAGACTCAGGTCATAATAGTGTGGCACATCGCCACTAGCTTATGTGAGCACCAACTACCTTTGGAAAGATCTGACTCACTTGCAACAAGGAGGAGTTTTCTAGTGGCAACTAGCTTGTCCAAGTATCTAGCTTACTTGGTTGCTTTCGCTCCATCACTATTGCCGGGTCATGCTTACGTTACGGAGTACTTGTTTGATCAGGCGATCATCGAAGCCAAGGACTTCTTTCGAAAGTGCAAAAGAATGAAGGACCGGGTTAAGAAGATGACGGAGAACAATAGTGGTCTTTCTACGTGTGGAGAAACTGTTATCAACCAGGGTGCTCGGCTCAGGAATCAGCTCGCTAATGATATAAAACACAAGGACATGATTTGGAGGATTTTGGCTGACTTTTGGGCGGAAATGGTGTTATATGTGGCACCTTCGGACAATGTGAAAGCACATGCAGAGCATTTGACCAGAGGAGGCGAATTTGTGACTCACTTGTGGGCTTTGCTCTCTCACGCAGGGATTGAAAGAGATCCTCCTACTAAACCATGTAATGTACTAGAGAGAAGGAATAGCTTTTGA
- the LOC104442713 gene encoding uncharacterized protein LOC104442713 isoform X2 → MRNLMETNLKTAVAPALIASNNVIMDLIMLLGRLAKIELLVIVTAFLLLFLVTFGSCRRRCSSSMFQLVTFAAYTLSTYSLTYALGLMQDASFNELFPVWAVFLVIVLGSADSISAYSLEDNEKWKSYKWLVLIKSIWLFILADRRSQDNSNAGLATPYLLLILSLKTDERARALMAASRQSLERTTKVIADYMSVEHESGSVAPGEVDPIRMRGYTYLVRGEEERWEYNFVLAKRFIKRCLGKKEAVLARDHRTPLDNVDELITIEKAWKCEGRLLSSEGDPHNKIKDVCLSFALFKLLRLRYAGYTLPQEAQKKMWDLIHHGLLSKEDGYK, encoded by the exons ATgagaaatttgatggaaacgaaCCTAAAGACAGCGGTGGCGCCAGCGCTGATCGCAAGCAACAATGTCATCATGGACCTCATCATGCTGCTGGGGAGGCTTGCGAAGATCGAGCTCCTAGTCATAGTCACCGCCTTCTTGCTCCTCTTCCTCGTCACCTTCGGCTCATGCCGGCGCCGCTGCAGCAGCAGCATGTTCCAGCTCGTCACTTTCGCAGCCTACACTCTCTCAACCTACTCACTCACCTACGCTCTAGGCCTCATGCAAGACGCTTCGTTCAACGAGTTATTCCCTGTCTGGGCAGTGTTCCTCGTGATCGTCCTCGGGAGCGCCGATTCTATCTCGGCATACAGTCTCGAGGACAACGAGAAGTGGAAGAGCTACAAATGGCTGGTCCTGATCAAATCGATTTGGTTGTTCATTTTGGCAGACCGGCGATCCCAAGACAATTCCAACGCGGGGCTCGCGACCCCGTACCTCCTCCTAATCTTGTCCTTGAAGACTGACGAGAGGGCTCGGGCCTTGATGGCGGCGAGCCGGCAATCTTTGGAGAGGACTACAAAAGTGATTGCTGATTATATGAGCGTGGAGCACGAAAGTGGGAGCGTTGCACCTGGTGAAGTCGATCCGATTCGCATGAGAGGGTACACGTATTTGGTGAGGGGTGAAGAGGAGAGATGGGAGTATAACTTTGTTCTTGCTAAGAGATTCATCAAGAGGTGTCTTGGGAAGAAGGAGGCTGTGCTCGCGCGGGACCATCGGACCCCATTGGATAACGTAGACGAATTAATCACCATTGAAAAG GCGTGGAAGTGTGAAGGGAGGCTCTTAAGCTCAGAAGGAGACCCCCACAACAAGATCAAGGACGTATGCCTCTCTTTTGCACTCTTCAAGCTCCTCCGTTTAAGATATGCTGGCTACACATTGCCCCAAGAGGCTCAGAAGAAGATGTGGGACTTGATTCATCATGGATTGCTCTCGAAAGAAGATGGCTACAAGTGA